From the Gemmatimonadales bacterium genome, the window ACGGCGCCTCGCTGGTGGGCCCGTGGACCCCGCCGGTGGACGTGGTCGAGGACAAGGACGCCGTCCAGATCACGGCCGAGCTGCCGGGCATCAAGCCGGAGGACGTGAAGATCTCGGTCGAGAACAACCTGTTCACGATCCGCGGCGAGAAGCGCCAGACGGCCGAGGAGAAGACCGACCACGCTCACCGCTACGAGCGGTACTACGGCGTGTTCGAGCGCTCCTTCACCGTGCCCTCGACGGTGGACGCCGAGCACATCAAGGCGACCTACGACCTCGGCGTGCTGACGGTCCGGCTGCCGAAGCTCGAGCGGGCCAAGCCCCGTCAGATCGAAGTGAAGGTCGAGAGCGCGAAATAACCCGAGATGGTTGGCGGGTTGCCGGTCGTGGGTGGTGGGGACGACGACCACCACCCACTACCCGCCGACAGTTCCCTGCAACTCGACCCGCCGCACCTCCGGCCTCCGGAACAGGTCCCGCCATCCGGGCCGCCGGCGCACCACGACCACCAGCTCCCCCGCCGGCTCCGGCTCGACCCCGTCCACGGTGACGAACAGCACGTCGGGGACGCGCTCGGGCAGGGCGACACGGTACGTGCGCCCGTGCCAGCCGAACTCGAGCGAGGTGCCCGCGGCGCGCCGCCAGGCGCGACGGCCGAGCGGCCGGTCCACGAACACGTCGTCCTCGACCTTGGTCACGCCCGGCGCGACCCGCTCGCCGTCCCGGAAGAACAGCGGGTCGAACGGCTCGCCTTCCTGCCGGGCGTAGTTGGCCTCCACCGCGTCGTCGAACGCCTCGAGCGCGGCTTCGTTGGCCCGCCACTCCAGGTGGTGGCGCACCTCGTGGGTGAGCGTCTCCCAGGCCTCGTGCCGCCAGTCGAAGCTCGCGTCGCCGGCCGCCAGTGCCGCGAACGAGCCGTGGTGGAGGTAGACGGTGGAGCGGAGCTGGGCGCCCTCGTCGCCGGGCGCGCCGAAGACGTGGGGGACGCACTCGCCCATGGTGTAGATGCCGGCCCGCACCGGGTGCGGCACCCGCTTGGGCGTGACCTCGACCTCGACGATCCCCTCGCGGAACTCGGGCGGCAGTTCGCGGATCATCCCGCGGACCATCGCCTCGAAGTCGCGCCGCCGCATGCCGCCGGAGAACGCCGCCGCTACGCCAGCGCCGCCTCGGCGCGCTCGATCAGCGGACCGAAGTCGAGCCGGCGGCGGAGCACGCCCGTGGCCAGGGCGACGGCGTCGTCGCGCTGGCCCCGCGAGAACAGCTCGAGCAGCCAGGCGCCGCAGCGCGGGTTCCGGAACCAGTCCTCGTCGAACCGCTCCCGCAGCGAGGCCGCCAGCAGCGCCTCCAGCTGCCAGGCCCGCAGGTAGCGAGCCGCGTAGAAGCCGTCGTCGAGGTCCAGCAGCGCGTCCTCGTCCGCGTACCGGAATCCGGTCGCCTCGCTCAGGAGCGGCGCGTACGCCTGGACGCCCGCCCCCAGGCCCGGGGCCCGGTGCAGCGCCAGCTCGTAGCGGAGCTTCGCGGCGTAGCGCCGGAGGATCGCCAGCAGCGCGAAGGCCTGGGAGCGCTCGAAGGCGCGCCGCCGCTCCCCCGCGAGCGGGGTGAAGCGCGCGAGCCACCCCGGCGCCACGACCATGTGCTCGAACAGCATCGCGAACGCCTCGGTGACCGAGTTGTCGCCGAGCCAGCGGTGCTCGAACGGCAGAGCGCGCGCGATGTTCGCGAAGTGCTGGGCGTGGCCCAGCTCGTGCCAGAACGCCCGGTAGTCGGTCTGCCCGCCGAACGGCCGGATGACGAGGTACACCTCGTCCGGCACCTTGACCGGCGAGCAGAACGCGCGCGAGCGCTTGCGCTCGCGGTCGTCCGCGTCGTAGCGGATCCGCCCGCCGGCCTCCGCGTCCAGCCCCATCTCCGCCAGCTGCCGGCGCGCCGTCGAGACCAGCTCGCCGCCGGGGAAGAACTCGTCGAACCCCGCGCCGCGGAACAGGTACGCGGCGTCGGCCCGGTCGGCGTCGCCGGGTTCCAGGCGCAGCTCGCGCTGCAGCAGCTCGCGCAGGGTGTCGCGGTAGACATTCTCGGTCCCGGCGAGGAAGCCGGCGCACGCCTCGCCCAGGGCCGGCAGGTCCACGCCCGAGAGGCGGGAGCGCGCCGCCACGACGTCGCCCAGCCCGAGCCCAGCCAGCAGGTCGCGCTCGGTCTCCAGCCGCTCGCGGCGGATGGCGGACGGCGCCGCGAGGAGCGAGCGCCGCACGGCGTCGATCGCCAGCCGGCGTGCCCGGTCCGGCTCGTTCGCGATCTCGATCGCGGCCCGCTGGTAGGGCAGCGTCTCGCCGTCCTCCAGGGGCAGCACGGCCTGCGCCTCCCAGGCGTGCAGGCGATCGTCGAGCGCCGCGACCGCCCGGCCCACCCGGTTGTCCACCACCCATTCGAGCAGCTCGCGGTGGCCGCGCGCCGCGGCGACGGCCGCGTCGTCGGCCAGGTCGGGGTAGCGGCCGAAGATCTCCGCGAAATGCGACTCGGCCGCGAGGCCCGCGCCCGTGCGGTAGCTCTCCTGGCCCAGCTCGCCGCACATCGCTTCGCCGCGGCGCCGCAGCTCCTCGACCATCACGGGGCCAGCCGCTCCGCCAGCCAGGTGGCGAGGCTCGCCGCCGCGATGCGGTCCTGCACCAGCGTGTCGCGATGCCGGACGGTCACCGTGCCGTCCTGGGTCGTCTGGCCGTCCACCGTCACG encodes:
- a CDS encoding Hsp20/alpha crystallin family protein — protein: MFAITRSTHPLFDGVPTINGRLGRLLDEAFRGWPLSTQDDGASLVGPWTPPVDVVEDKDAVQITAELPGIKPEDVKISVENNLFTIRGEKRQTAEEKTDHAHRYERYYGVFERSFTVPSTVDAEHIKATYDLGVLTVRLPKLERAKPRQIEVKVESAK